The DNA window GGCACGACCTTGCCAAACAGATGCGTTCGCTACTGAATCACCATCGACACTCACAACAGTTGCAGAGAAGTCTTGGCTAAATGCCTCGGCTTCACGGCGGCTGGCAGGCTTTTCAAACGCGAACTGATAGGTCATACCCGGCTCTGCATCAAAACGCACCACTTGGGGCTCGGTTTTGATGACATGAACTTTTGACTCGCCATTTTCAACAATGCCCGACTTAGCCCAAATGGTCTTATAGGTGAACACCACTTCATTACCGCCTGGCAGCAGCCCGTAATCCAACGCTAAATCGTCCATAAGGAAATTGGTCATGGCTTTCCCATTGACCTCGGTCACCTGAATGGTTCCCGGCGCTTTTAGCACGGCAGGCTCGGTCGCGGCCGGCAAACTGCCCTCCCAGGTATCGATTCTGGACAAGGAAGATGCACACCCTGCAACCAGCACAGTCAAAATAGCCAGCACTAATTTGTAAAAACCTCCAACGTGACACATACTCATTTACACATCCTTTTTATGAAAAAATTTGAATTCGGCCGCATTTGAGCTAATTCTAAACAGGATACGCCAAACACTTCGATGCCCGAACCCCAACATAGCAGAAGGAGGATATATGGATACTCAACAGCGGGCCGGCGAAAATTCTCCCCCTCCCTTTCGTAGCAGTCGCTTCTTCTGTGTTGGGGGCAAATGGTACTTCACCACCCGTGAAGGTTTCGACAGCGGCCCCTTTGCCTCAAAAGAACGCGCCGAGATTGGCCTGAGACGCTTTCTTCACGTCGTTAAGCTATTGCCCGAAGAACAACAGCTTCACTAAAAACACATTCCGCCATACTGCTAATGTAATGCCTCTCACACCATGAATGGCATTATCCAATGGTCAATTGCGGCAAGGCACCCTAGTGCCATAAACCCCGCGACCACATCATCAAACATAATACCCAGCCCACCGGGCATACGAGCATCCAGCCAACTGATCGGCCAGGGTTTGAGCACGTCAAACAGCCGGAACAACATAAACGCCATCAACACACCGTAAATCTGATCCGGAAACAGACCAAGAGCGATCCACATGCCCACAAATTCGTCCCAGACGATGCCGCCGTGATCGTGTACCTTCAAATCGTCAGCGGTTTTGCCGCACAACCAGATACCGACAACAAAGGCTGCTAAGACAATCAGCCAGTACCCAATCGGAGGCACCCACGCAAAGGCGTACCACAATGGTATAGCAGCAAGGCTTCCCCAAGTACCAGGAGCCTTAGGCGCAGCCCCGCTGCCAAACCCGAAAGCCAGAAAATGCACCGGATTGCGAAGAAAACCCGGAGGTAGAATGGCTTTTACGTTGTCTGGCTCTTGCATCACGTTGTTATCCGTCAATCAGACCTCCTAAAATGATCAAACCCTTGGTGGGAGCCAGCATGCTCGGTATTGACCACTCTTAAACCGGGTTCAGAATGTATATGGCCAATAGTGATAAGCTGCTCGCGAACATGCAAATCCAGCGCCGCCCGCCGGTGCTCGGCAATGGTCAGACACAACTGATAGTCATCACCCGCGCTTAATGCATAGGTTAGCGCCTCACTTCCCTTCAGGGCCACCAACGCATCCGATAATGGAATTTTGTCAGCATCGAGTTCAGCACCTACTCCGGACGCGTCCAGAATATGCTGCAAATCAGAGAGCAAGCCATCTGAAATATCGATAGCGGCGGAAGCCTTTCCAACCAACGCGCTACCCAGTTCCAAACGGGGCTCGGGATGATGGTAACGCGTAAGCACTGCCTGCTCATTACCTGTCGGAGCGGATAGCGCCAAAAAGTCCAGAGCAGCACCCGCATCACCTAATGGTCCGGTTACACACACAACATCACCTGCACGCGCGCCAGAACGATGCAACGCCATGCCTTGCGGAACCGTGCCATGAACTTGAAGCGTAAGCGTTAGCGGGCCTCGCGTGGTGTCTCCGCCCGCAAGTGCGATGCCAAACGCATCACTCGCCCGAGCCAATCCACGGGAGTAGCCCGCCAGCCATTCCGGTTCAGCACTGGGTAACGCGAGCGCCAGCGTAAAACAGACAGGCTGGGCACCCATCGCAGCCAAGTCACTGACTGCTACGGCTAAGGAACGCCAACCAAGGTATTCAGGGGGATAATTCGGAGGGAAGTGAACACCCTCCACAAGAGTGTCCACCGAAAACACTAAATCCTGCCCCGGTGGGACGCGTTGAATCGCGCAATCGTCACCGGGACCAAGAATGAGCTGCCCCTGCCGTGCGTTATCAGCCAGGGGCTGAAAATACTGACGGATCAGCTCAAATTCGCCCATGGATCAGCGCGGACGGGTTTCAGCCAGCCGCAAGCGGCGGCTGAGTTTGTCCAGAATACTGTTCACGAACTTGTGACCTTCGGTGCCGCCAAAACGCTTGGCCATTTCGACACCTTCGTTGA is part of the Marinobacter sp. JH2 genome and encodes:
- the thiL gene encoding thiamine-phosphate kinase is translated as MGEFELIRQYFQPLADNARQGQLILGPGDDCAIQRVPPGQDLVFSVDTLVEGVHFPPNYPPEYLGWRSLAVAVSDLAAMGAQPVCFTLALALPSAEPEWLAGYSRGLARASDAFGIALAGGDTTRGPLTLTLQVHGTVPQGMALHRSGARAGDVVCVTGPLGDAGAALDFLALSAPTGNEQAVLTRYHHPEPRLELGSALVGKASAAIDISDGLLSDLQHILDASGVGAELDADKIPLSDALVALKGSEALTYALSAGDDYQLCLTIAEHRRAALDLHVREQLITIGHIHSEPGLRVVNTEHAGSHQGFDHFRRSD
- a CDS encoding DUF6316 family protein produces the protein MDTQQRAGENSPPPFRSSRFFCVGGKWYFTTREGFDSGPFASKERAEIGLRRFLHVVKLLPEEQQLH
- a CDS encoding phosphatidylglycerophosphatase A, coding for MQEPDNVKAILPPGFLRNPVHFLAFGFGSGAAPKAPGTWGSLAAIPLWYAFAWVPPIGYWLIVLAAFVVGIWLCGKTADDLKVHDHGGIVWDEFVGMWIALGLFPDQIYGVLMAFMLFRLFDVLKPWPISWLDARMPGGLGIMFDDVVAGFMALGCLAAIDHWIMPFMV
- a CDS encoding DUF2057 family protein — translated: MSMCHVGGFYKLVLAILTVLVAGCASSLSRIDTWEGSLPAATEPAVLKAPGTIQVTEVNGKAMTNFLMDDLALDYGLLPGGNEVVFTYKTIWAKSGIVENGESKVHVIKTEPQVVRFDAEPGMTYQFAFEKPASRREAEAFSQDFSATVVSVDGDSVANASVWQGRAEARTPVFAGGESGYDVGAGNTLEKMKRLWGEATDEEKKTFLRWAFE